A window of the Pantoea sp. Lij88 genome harbors these coding sequences:
- a CDS encoding carbohydrate kinase family protein, giving the protein MDKTIASTLYVVGNINVDLIMSTLSDWPKRGTEVMLQHSELRPGGSAGNCALALEAMQVPHRAIANQGDDGFSHWLASHFPQSAAHWPRYACETSLTVGVTHPDNERSFLSNHGHITVLTADDVLAQLPLQATPGDIVLLCGTFLCLELYTHYPALLAALQQRGFCIAVDTGWPPAGWSDALRLEMGSWLADCDWLLLNEVEALGLAGADLLEQSGKRLATQLSGRGGCVIKCGAEGARLWSAASVQFAAGQPVTVVDTIGAGDSFNAGFLTALLYRQSSLTALRWGIEVASQAISSSPRRYPSWQQLQLSNEVR; this is encoded by the coding sequence ATGGACAAGACCATCGCGTCCACGCTTTATGTGGTGGGCAATATTAACGTCGATTTAATCATGAGTACGCTCAGCGACTGGCCGAAGCGCGGCACAGAAGTGATGCTGCAGCACAGCGAGTTACGTCCTGGCGGATCGGCCGGTAACTGCGCACTGGCCCTCGAAGCGATGCAGGTGCCGCATCGCGCCATCGCCAATCAGGGCGATGATGGCTTCAGCCACTGGCTCGCCAGTCATTTTCCTCAAAGTGCCGCACACTGGCCGCGCTATGCCTGTGAGACCTCGCTGACGGTGGGCGTGACGCATCCCGATAACGAACGATCGTTTCTCAGCAATCACGGTCATATCACCGTGCTGACCGCTGACGATGTGCTGGCCCAGCTGCCGTTGCAGGCGACGCCGGGCGACATCGTGCTGCTGTGCGGCACCTTTCTCTGTCTTGAACTCTACACCCACTATCCGGCGCTGCTGGCCGCGCTGCAGCAGCGTGGCTTCTGTATCGCTGTGGATACCGGCTGGCCGCCTGCGGGCTGGAGCGATGCGCTTCGCCTGGAGATGGGGAGCTGGTTAGCGGACTGTGACTGGCTGCTACTCAATGAGGTGGAAGCGCTGGGTTTAGCGGGCGCAGACCTGCTGGAACAAAGCGGTAAACGACTGGCCACTCAGCTCAGTGGTCGTGGCGGTTGTGTGATTAAGTGTGGCGCAGAGGGCGCGCGTCTCTGGTCTGCCGCCTCGGTGCAGTTTGCCGCCGGTCAGCCGGTGACGGTGGTCGATACCATTGGTGCCGGTGACAGTTTCAATGCCGGATTTCTTACTGCACTGCTCTACCGCCAGTCATCGCTCACCGCGCTGCGCTGGGGCATTGAAGTGGCTTCACAGGCGATAAGCAGCTCTCCGCGCCGCTATCCCAGCTGGCAACAACTCCAACTTTCAAATGAGGTGCGCTGA
- the ugpC gene encoding sn-glycerol-3-phosphate ABC transporter ATP-binding protein UgpC, producing the protein MASVELVQVAKRYGKQSVLHPLDLTIPDGSFTVLVGPSGCGKSTLLRLLAGLDTLSDGAIMLDKKQINDLDPADRDIAMVFQSYALYPHLTVAENLAFHMQVKKVKREEQKSKIARIAGILGIDQLLQRYPRALSGGQRQRVAMGRAMVRNPQVFLFDEPLSNLDAQLRMELRAEIKSLHQRFKTTMVYVTHDQVEAMTLADQIVVMKEGVIVQQGAPLAIYDRPVNTFVARFIGSPPMNLLDARFQTRDGLPGVCCGEQWLPLPPRWHSAAQQQADQPVTLGVRPHDLIFDASGQPATVNIVEITGESTLLHLNWQGFPLHMQLSGRSDAVPGGTLPVTVNPDKMHLFDASSGVRLTEQ; encoded by the coding sequence ATGGCCAGTGTTGAACTTGTACAGGTGGCGAAGCGCTACGGAAAACAGAGCGTGCTTCATCCGCTGGATTTAACCATTCCTGACGGCAGTTTTACCGTGCTGGTCGGTCCCTCTGGTTGCGGCAAATCCACCCTGTTGCGGCTGCTTGCCGGTCTGGATACCCTCTCTGATGGGGCGATCATGCTGGATAAAAAACAGATTAACGATCTCGATCCCGCTGACCGGGATATCGCGATGGTGTTTCAGAGCTATGCGCTCTATCCGCATCTTACCGTCGCAGAGAATCTGGCGTTTCACATGCAGGTAAAAAAGGTGAAGCGCGAGGAGCAGAAAAGCAAAATCGCCCGCATCGCAGGCATTCTCGGCATCGATCAGCTGCTGCAGCGTTATCCACGCGCGTTGTCGGGTGGACAGCGGCAGCGCGTGGCAATGGGACGGGCGATGGTGCGCAACCCGCAGGTGTTTCTGTTCGATGAACCACTCTCTAACCTTGATGCGCAGTTGCGCATGGAGCTGCGCGCCGAGATTAAGTCTCTGCATCAGCGGTTCAAAACCACGATGGTTTATGTCACCCACGATCAGGTCGAGGCGATGACGCTGGCAGATCAGATTGTGGTGATGAAAGAAGGGGTGATTGTGCAACAGGGTGCGCCGCTGGCGATTTATGACCGCCCGGTTAACACCTTTGTGGCCCGGTTTATCGGCTCGCCGCCGATGAATCTGCTGGATGCGCGCTTCCAGACACGCGACGGCCTGCCTGGCGTCTGCTGTGGCGAGCAGTGGCTGCCGTTGCCCCCTCGCTGGCACAGTGCGGCTCAGCAGCAGGCCGATCAGCCCGTGACGCTGGGCGTACGACCTCACGATCTGATTTTTGATGCCAGCGGGCAACCGGCGACGGTGAACATTGTGGAGATCACAGGGGAATCAACGCTGTTACACCTGAACTGGCAGGGTTTCCCGCTGCATATGCAGCTGAGCGGTCGCAGTGATGCCGTGCCGGGCGGGACGCTGCCGGTGACCGTGAATCCGGATAAGATGCACCTGTTTGATGCCAGCAGCGGCGTGCGGCTGACGGAACAGTGA
- a CDS encoding methyl-accepting chemotaxis protein: MASQVTHKKKMSTRAQMLIMGGLTIVLGFTVTIGVLSWQSGKEQKELAEKYLQQIAQSRALQVQQELSHARDVASLLGQSLIALPGAGITDRKAADKVMEYALRANPDYLSMSVIFEQNAFDGRDADFASQPGQAPQGRYAFFVDRDASGKYAMHPLLSYLTPGQGDYYLVPQKSQKDTLTEPYSYAYNGVPTLLTSVAAVIMDQGTLKAVVTSDISLASLQQKVNQIKPWQGSGYALLLSANGNVVSSPVKDEAGKPWKGEKDGFTTTVVQHFDAVLGEDALVTWQPVVIGNSDKPWYLGVVAPVSQVMAASTRQLMWAVILMVVSVMLVGAVLGMLFSRKVLRPIGGEPVEAAHIALAVADGKLDNRIAVKSGDSSSLFFALNTMQSQLRQIVGQIKDSSESVRQGAGEIASGNLNLASRTEEQAAALEQTAASMEQISATIRLNADNAQQATSLTENATHIASRGASLVGEVVQTMAQIDDSSKKIGDITTMINSIAFQTNILALNAAVEAARAGEQGRGFAVVASEVRNLAQRSANAVKEIGALIEESSVRVESGVRLVNDAGKTMQEMMHAVNSVQGIIGEIVTASSEQARGISQVTIAVNEMDGVTQQNAALVQQMSAAASSLEDQAQQLSQTVEQFHLA; the protein is encoded by the coding sequence ATGGCCAGTCAGGTAACACATAAGAAAAAAATGAGTACCCGTGCGCAGATGTTAATCATGGGTGGTTTAACAATAGTGCTGGGGTTTACCGTGACTATCGGGGTCCTCAGCTGGCAGTCGGGTAAAGAACAGAAAGAGCTGGCCGAAAAATATCTGCAGCAGATTGCGCAGAGCCGTGCGTTACAGGTTCAGCAGGAACTGAGTCATGCCCGCGATGTCGCCAGCCTTCTCGGTCAAAGTCTGATCGCCTTACCTGGCGCCGGAATTACCGATCGCAAAGCGGCGGATAAGGTGATGGAGTATGCGCTGCGCGCTAATCCGGACTATCTGTCGATGTCTGTCATATTTGAACAGAATGCCTTTGATGGCCGGGATGCTGATTTTGCCTCACAGCCTGGTCAGGCCCCACAGGGTCGCTATGCCTTTTTTGTGGATCGCGACGCGTCGGGTAAATACGCGATGCATCCGCTGCTCTCCTATCTGACGCCGGGTCAGGGCGATTACTATCTGGTCCCGCAAAAATCACAAAAAGACACGCTCACCGAACCCTACAGTTATGCCTATAACGGCGTACCGACGCTGCTCACCTCCGTCGCGGCTGTGATTATGGATCAGGGCACCTTAAAGGCGGTGGTCACCTCTGATATTTCACTGGCATCACTGCAGCAGAAAGTGAATCAGATCAAACCCTGGCAGGGCAGCGGCTATGCCCTGTTGCTCTCTGCTAACGGGAATGTCGTCTCCTCACCGGTGAAAGATGAAGCCGGGAAACCCTGGAAAGGTGAAAAAGATGGTTTTACGACGACAGTCGTACAGCATTTTGATGCCGTGCTGGGTGAAGATGCCTTAGTGACCTGGCAGCCGGTGGTGATTGGTAACAGCGACAAACCCTGGTATCTCGGCGTCGTTGCCCCGGTCAGTCAGGTCATGGCCGCCTCCACCCGACAGCTGATGTGGGCGGTGATCCTGATGGTCGTGAGCGTCATGCTGGTCGGTGCGGTGCTGGGCATGCTGTTCAGCCGTAAAGTGCTGCGTCCGATTGGTGGCGAACCGGTTGAAGCAGCCCATATTGCGCTGGCCGTTGCCGATGGCAAACTGGATAACCGGATCGCAGTGAAAAGCGGCGACAGCAGCAGCCTCTTTTTCGCGCTTAACACCATGCAAAGCCAGCTCCGGCAGATTGTCGGGCAGATTAAAGATTCCAGTGAATCAGTACGTCAGGGCGCGGGCGAAATTGCCAGCGGCAACCTCAATCTGGCGTCACGCACTGAAGAGCAGGCTGCCGCGCTGGAGCAGACCGCAGCCAGTATGGAGCAGATCAGCGCCACGATTCGCCTGAACGCCGATAACGCGCAGCAGGCGACCAGCCTGACGGAGAACGCCACGCACATCGCCAGTCGCGGTGCATCGCTGGTAGGTGAGGTGGTGCAGACGATGGCGCAGATCGATGACAGTTCGAAAAAGATCGGCGACATTACCACTATGATTAACAGCATTGCTTTCCAGACCAATATTCTGGCGCTGAACGCGGCGGTAGAAGCCGCTCGTGCCGGTGAGCAGGGCCGCGGTTTTGCCGTGGTCGCCTCTGAAGTGCGTAATCTGGCCCAGCGCAGCGCGAATGCGGTGAAAGAGATCGGCGCACTGATTGAAGAGTCGAGCGTACGGGTCGAGAGCGGCGTCCGGCTGGTGAACGATGCCGGTAAAACCATGCAGGAGATGATGCACGCGGTGAATTCGGTGCAGGGCATTATCGGCGAGATTGTCACCGCATCAAGCGAGCAGGCGCGTGGCATCAGTCAGGTAACGATTGCCGTCAATGAAATGGATGGCGTCACTCAGCAGAACGCCGCGCTGGTGCAACAGATGTCGGCGGCCGCCAGTTCGCTGGAGGATCAGGCGCAACAGCTGTCACAGACGGTGGAGCAGTTTCATCTGGCATAA
- a CDS encoding Fic family protein gives MSVNWIWQQPDWPHFQWQDAVLLPRLRHLQQQRGLLLGRASLQSDAESQTLDTLLSNILSSSAIEEERVNVQSVRSSLARRLGVTEEQPYPVSDRSEGLAAMMLDAINNRSQPLTMARLFQWHHWLFPADEWTVQRLSVGMLRGSEPMQVISGRIDRPTVHFEAPPRQGLEPQLAQFIAWFNSSQHDVMLDPLLRAAICHLWFVTLHPFDDGNGRITRALTDLALSQADSQSIRLYAMSPAILAQRAGYYRILEQTQKGGLDITHWLVWFLDILDESLQQAMAIIDRTQQKARFWLRHQGAGLSPEQVKVLNRLLDGGEQGFELGISASQYQKVARVSKATATRHLADLVEKGCLYRLEGGGRSTRYQVKTGEMP, from the coding sequence ATGAGCGTGAACTGGATCTGGCAGCAGCCGGACTGGCCCCATTTTCAATGGCAGGATGCCGTGCTATTACCGCGCCTGCGCCATCTGCAGCAGCAGCGCGGTTTGCTGCTGGGCCGTGCCAGCCTGCAGTCAGACGCTGAGTCCCAGACGCTAGATACCCTGCTGAGCAATATTCTCTCCTCATCGGCGATTGAAGAGGAGCGTGTCAACGTGCAGTCAGTGCGCTCATCGCTGGCGCGCCGGTTAGGCGTAACAGAAGAACAGCCATATCCTGTTTCCGATCGTTCAGAGGGACTGGCCGCGATGATGCTTGATGCCATCAACAATCGCAGCCAGCCGCTGACGATGGCGCGATTATTTCAGTGGCATCACTGGCTCTTTCCGGCTGATGAATGGACGGTGCAGCGCCTGAGCGTTGGCATGCTGCGCGGCAGTGAGCCGATGCAGGTGATCTCAGGACGCATCGATCGCCCCACAGTGCATTTTGAAGCACCACCACGACAGGGGCTGGAGCCGCAGCTGGCGCAGTTCATTGCGTGGTTCAACAGCAGCCAGCATGATGTGATGCTGGACCCGCTGCTGCGCGCCGCCATCTGCCATCTGTGGTTTGTCACCCTGCACCCGTTTGATGATGGTAATGGTCGTATCACGCGAGCGTTAACCGATTTGGCGCTGTCGCAGGCCGACAGCCAGAGCATCCGTCTCTATGCCATGTCCCCTGCGATTCTGGCGCAGCGTGCCGGTTATTACCGCATCCTTGAGCAGACGCAGAAAGGCGGTCTGGACATCACCCACTGGCTGGTGTGGTTTCTCGATATCCTGGATGAGAGCCTCCAACAGGCGATGGCCATCATCGATCGTACCCAGCAGAAAGCGCGTTTCTGGCTGCGGCATCAGGGGGCCGGATTAAGCCCGGAGCAGGTGAAAGTGCTGAACCGGCTGCTGGACGGTGGCGAACAGGGTTTTGAGCTGGGGATCAGCGCCAGTCAGTATCAGAAGGTCGCCAGAGTGAGTAAAGCCACCGCAACCCGTCATCTGGCGGATCTGGTGGAGAAAGGCTGTCTTTACCGGCTGGAGGGTGGCGGCAGGAGCACCCGCTATCAGGTTAAAACCGGCGAGATGCCCTGA
- the ascB gene encoding 6-phospho-beta-glucosidase encodes MKTFPDSFLWGGAVAANQVEGAWREAGKGLSTSDVQPQGIFGPVVERVAGSQSLKDVAIDFYHRYPDDIRLFAEMGFSCLRVSIAWTRIFPNGDEQQPNEAGLAFYDRLFDELAAHDIHPLVTLSHYEMPWHLVKQYGGWGNRQVIGFFEHYARTVFTRYQHKVSLWLTFNEINMSLHAPLTGVGLPETSSKGEVYQAIHHQLVASALAVKACHEINPEARIGNMLLGGLVYPLSCKPDDVLETLQENRKWLFFGDVQCRGAYPGYMLRFFRDNHIQLDITDADRQILRSTVDFISFSYYMSGCVTADETLNQQLQGNILSMVPNPHLQSSEWGWQIDPVGLRTLLNLLWDRYQKPLFIVENGLGAKDVPDAGGIVQDDYRISYLNDHLVQLREAIEDGVDVMGYTSWGPIDLVSASKAELSKRYGFIYVDRDDKGEGTLARSRKKSFHWYKEVIATNGASLKG; translated from the coding sequence ATGAAAACTTTTCCGGATTCATTTTTATGGGGCGGTGCGGTTGCCGCTAATCAGGTTGAAGGCGCATGGCGTGAAGCGGGCAAAGGCCTCTCAACCTCGGATGTGCAGCCACAGGGGATTTTTGGCCCGGTAGTGGAGCGCGTTGCGGGCAGCCAGAGTCTTAAAGATGTGGCGATCGATTTTTACCACCGTTACCCGGACGATATCAGGTTATTTGCAGAGATGGGATTCAGCTGCCTGCGGGTTTCAATCGCCTGGACGCGTATTTTCCCGAACGGTGACGAGCAGCAACCGAATGAAGCGGGGCTGGCCTTTTACGACCGCTTATTCGACGAACTGGCCGCGCATGATATCCACCCACTTGTGACGCTGTCACATTATGAAATGCCGTGGCATCTGGTTAAGCAGTATGGTGGCTGGGGCAATCGTCAGGTGATTGGTTTCTTTGAGCATTACGCCCGGACGGTCTTTACCCGCTACCAGCACAAAGTCAGCCTGTGGCTGACGTTTAACGAAATCAATATGTCCCTGCATGCGCCGCTGACCGGCGTGGGTCTGCCGGAGACCAGCAGCAAAGGCGAGGTTTATCAGGCGATCCATCATCAGCTTGTCGCCAGTGCGCTGGCGGTAAAAGCCTGTCATGAGATCAATCCGGAAGCCAGAATCGGCAATATGCTGCTGGGAGGTCTGGTTTACCCGCTGAGCTGTAAGCCTGATGATGTGCTGGAAACGCTGCAGGAGAACCGTAAATGGCTCTTCTTTGGCGATGTTCAGTGCCGGGGAGCCTATCCGGGCTACATGTTGCGCTTCTTCCGCGACAACCACATTCAGCTGGATATTACGGATGCCGATCGCCAGATACTGCGCTCGACCGTCGACTTCATTTCGTTCAGCTACTACATGTCCGGCTGCGTCACCGCTGATGAAACGCTGAATCAGCAGCTGCAGGGTAACATTCTGAGTATGGTGCCAAATCCCCATCTGCAGAGTTCTGAATGGGGCTGGCAAATTGATCCCGTCGGATTGCGTACATTGCTGAACCTGTTGTGGGATCGTTATCAGAAGCCACTCTTTATCGTGGAGAATGGACTGGGGGCGAAAGACGTGCCGGACGCCGGGGGCATCGTGCAGGATGACTATCGCATCAGCTACCTCAACGATCATCTGGTGCAGCTGCGTGAAGCTATTGAAGATGGTGTAGACGTGATGGGGTATACCAGCTGGGGGCCGATCGATCTGGTCAGCGCATCAAAAGCCGAACTGTCAAAACGTTACGGTTTTATCTATGTGGATCGCGATGACAAAGGGGAAGGTACGCTGGCGCGCAGCCGGAAGAAAAGCTTCCACTGGTATAAAGAGGTCATCGCCACCAACGGGGCTTCGCTGAAAGGGTAA